The genomic region CCAGAACCTCCCGGCTGTAATCATCCATGATCGTTAGCACTCTGATCTTTCGCTTACTAACTAAAGCATCCGCTACAAAGTCCATGCTCCAGCAGTGGTTAGCTGCTTGAGGTACCTGTAATGGCTTCTTAACCCGTGCAGGTAGTCGTCGCTTATGTCGTCTTCGGTGCTTGAGTTTCAGTAGCCGGTACACTCGTAATACCCGCTTACGATTCCACACCAGACCTTCATTCCGGATTTTGCCATAATAGTCATCAAAGCCACGAGTGGGGTACGCTTCAGCATAAGCCTGCAACTTATCAATCACCGGTTGGTCATTTTTCCGGTTCTGATAGTACCAGCGGGAACGATGCATGCCTACAACACGGCAGGCCCTGCCTACAGACACCTTTTTTTCCACTGCCCACTCAACCAACGCTTTCTGCTGACAAGGCCCTAAAGCTTTTTTTCGATGATCTCCTTCGCCAATTTGTAGTCCAGACTCAGTTCAGCATACATCTGTTTAAGACGCCGATTCTCATCTTGTAGGGCTTTAAGCTCCTTAAGATGAGTCGATTCCATGCCGCTATATTTCCTGCGCCAATTGAACAGAGTGGCTTTAGAAATGCCGTATTCGCGGCAAACATCCATTGCTTCGCGTCCCCCTTCGTACTGTTTGAGGATGGCAACGATCTGAGGTTCGGTGAAAGTCTTCTTTTTCATGTGACAGTTAAAATTAGCCCTTTATGAGTCTAATCCTACACTGTCCTAATTTCAGGGAAGCTTACACTATGACCGACACCTAAAAGCAGCCGCCCGGCAAGTGGACCTCCCGCCGATCTGCTGCAGCCAGGCACGAGATACGTTTGCAGACTTTCAGCTCAACGTCGCCTGTCGATCACTGGAAGCTGTCGCCCTCATGCTAGGCCACGAGAATACAGACTATGTAAAGAAGTATGCCAGGCTAAGAGAGGAACGATTAATAAATGAACTATCCACAAATGAATTAACATCTGTATAATTGGTGGATAATTTAACTCCTTATGAACCGTACCTATTTTTTTGCCCTGATTGCCTTGTTATCTGCCGGATGTGATTCTGAGCGAAACAACAAAGCGGACTTATTAGAACAAAGGCTTGAAAAGCTGGAAGCCGAAAACCGCGAACTAAGGGAAGCTAACAAACCGAAATCGCGGCCAGAGCCCATAGTGAGTTATGCAGTTGATAGCGTTGCGGTTGCAGAACCAGAGCACGAGAGTCCCCGCCGAAAGCGTTACAATGCGGCTGATATTTGGCAAGATGTAAAATTGAACGCTCATTACAATTACATTGAATTGGGCGGTATTTCAAACGTGGTTGTAACAGTGAACAACCCAACACCAGTAAAGTTGAAGTATGTCAAAGCGGCCGTTATGTACCTGAAAGCAAACGGCGGACTATACAAAACGGAGTATGTTTACTTTTACAATCTTAAACCGTACTCTCAGGATACTCAGATTGCGCCGGATTCAGATAGGGGCATTAGAGTATCCGTTGCTTTGGAAAACTTAGACAGTCCGGAGTTTTGACAATACATAATTCTGTTACCATGGTTGGGGAGTGCTTGCTGAACTGTGTCAGCCTAGGGTTCTAGTCGAAGCGATGTTGTTTAATGCGTTCTTCAAAGATAATACTAAACTGGTTGACGACTTCCTTCCAGTTGTAGGTGGTCGTTTCCCATTTGATTTGCAGGTTTTGAACCGTCAAATAGACTAATTTTTGCAGGGCAACATCCGAGCTGAAAGCTCCTTTTGTTTTGGTAACCTTGCGTAACTGACGATGGTAGCCCTCTACCGTATTGGTCGTATACATTACCTTGCGAATAGCAGGCGGATAGTCGAAAAAGGGCGAGAGTAATTCCCATTTGTCGAGCCACGGTTGAACGGCTTTGGGGTACATACCGCCCCATCGCTCCTGTACCAGTAGTAAGTTTTCCATGGCCTGCTCCCGGTCTGGAGCCTGATAGACCGTCTTAAGATCTTTAGCGAAGTCTTTGAGCAACTTATCGGGTACGAAGCGGAAAGAATTGCGTAGCTGATGGACAATACAAAGCTGGACGGTGGCGGCTGGGTAAACGTTGTTGATGGCCACATCGAAGCCCTTTAGGCCGTCCACACATGTGATCAACAGGTCCTCTACACCCCGCTGTTTGAGGTCGGTGAGCACCGAAAGCCAGAACTTGGCTGACTCGGTTTCTGCTGTATAAATGCCCAACACCTGCTTTTTGCCTGACAGATTCAGGCCGATCACGCTGTAGAGCACCCGACTTACCACACGCCCCTCGTGGCGCACTTTGTAATAAATACCATCGAGCCAGACCAGGGTATATAGGCTCTCCAAAGGCCGGTTCTGCCACTCCCGCATAGCAGGAATGACTTTGTCAGTAATGGCCGTTAACTCGCTGTCGGAGAGTGCG from Tellurirhabdus rosea harbors:
- a CDS encoding IS3 family transposase; amino-acid sequence: MEKKVSVGRACRVVGMHRSRWYYQNRKNDQPVIDKLQAYAEAYPTRGFDDYYGKIRNEGLVWNRKRVLRVYRLLKLKHRRRHKRRLPARVKKPLQVPQAANHCWSMDFVADALVSKRKIRVLTIMDDYSREVLAAHADFSLPAQKVVDVLKDIALQRPLPKRIRVDNGAEFIADKFTKWCTDNNIEILYIQPGKPMQNGYIERLNRTFREDVLDAYLFESLEEVRILSDEWMDRYNRLHPHQSLGGLAPATYARQTQTKV
- a CDS encoding IS256 family transposase is translated as MTDQFDFEAFKQAAIKGLYEGKPLTGENGLFAPLLKHFLESALEGEMDSHLAQTRQVEQNRRNGKTTKRVKSSAGLLDLQTPRDRTGSYQPQLVPKRQVVLTPQLEQKVLSLYSVGNSYADISQHLQEMYGYALSDSELTAITDKVIPAMREWQNRPLESLYTLVWLDGIYYKVRHEGRVVSRVLYSVIGLNLSGKKQVLGIYTAETESAKFWLSVLTDLKQRGVEDLLITCVDGLKGFDVAINNVYPAATVQLCIVHQLRNSFRFVPDKLLKDFAKDLKTVYQAPDREQAMENLLLVQERWGGMYPKAVQPWLDKWELLSPFFDYPPAIRKVMYTTNTVEGYHRQLRKVTKTKGAFSSDVALQKLVYLTVQNLQIKWETTTYNWKEVVNQFSIIFEERIKQHRFD
- a CDS encoding transposase, whose translation is MKKKTFTEPQIVAILKQYEGGREAMDVCREYGISKATLFNWRRKYSGMESTHLKELKALQDENRRLKQMYAELSLDYKLAKEIIEKKL